The DNA region TAGATTATGGAATTATGTTTAGTAAACATATCCACTGAAGCTTTTAGCTCTCGACTAATACTCTTAAGGTCCATGAAATGATTTGCAGTTTGGTATTAAAACAACTTTTTTGATCCAAGGAAACTTCACAAGAGATGAGTCTATAGATCAAAACCCATCCTTTTGCTTTAGTCCATGACTTGAGAGTTCATACAAAATCTAACGATTCTGACCACAAAAATTACAATACTTGTCCATGTGATTGCCTAGTGTTGTTGGTATATCAATCTATCATACATTAATCCTAAACTGGGCCTAATCCTAAAGATTGTAGGCCCATATAATAACAACTTAAGGTCCAATTTAGTTTAATGATCTTGGGcccatatatatatgtcttttaATATTCTTCgaataaaaaaaaggaagtaaATTCATTCCAATTAAGAAGCGAGATCTATTCGACGAAACTGGATCACTCTCTTCTCCTTTCTCCTCCTCATTAACACCATCGTGATTCCTCTCTTCGCTCTCGCATCCACGCTTCTCTGGTAATGCTACTGATCGTCACCGTGAAGCTCTCCTTGTCCTGATCTGATCCGATCCGATACGATCCGATCCGAGGTGAATAATCTCTATTTCTCCTCCTCTTCATTTTCACGAGTCTCGATATTTCGGGATCTCACTACCTAGTGCCGTCAGATCTGCTTACGATTTGTGAAATGACTTTTCGTTCTATGTGAATCTGGTTTTGTGTAGAGCTGTTTTCCGTTTCGTGATctggaaagaaaaaagaaattatgtTGACGAAGTTCGAGACGAAGAGTAACAGAGTCAAGGGCCTTACCTTCCACCCTAAACGGCCATGGATCCTCGCCAGTTTGCACAGTGGTGTGATCCAGCTCTGGGATTATCGTATGGGTACTCTGATCGATCGATTCGACGAGCACGAAGGTCCTGTCCGTGGTGTTCATTTTCACAATTCTCAGCCTCTCTTCGTCTCCGGAGGTATTGAATCTTTGCGTGTGCTCTCGATTTCTAGATCTATAGATTGGTTTCACTTTGAAGAGGATTGGTTTCGTTGATTGATAAATGCTTATACTAAGTTAACATTTGTTGTATAATATATGCTCTTTTGGATAATTGGACCTAGTCAGCTGTAATCAGATCACATATTACTTGTAAATGCAATCGTCTTGGATTGTTTCGTTTATACTTTTTCAGAACGTTACTCATTGAGGGATTGTGTTTTGCAGGAGACGATTACAAGATTAAAGTTTGGAACCACAAAACGCACAGGTGCCTTTTCACTCTCCTCGGCCATCTCGACTATATCCGCACTGTCCAGTTTCACCACGAGAACCCGTGGATTGTGAGTGCTAGTGACGACCAGACCATCCGCATTTGGAACTGGCAGTCACGGACTTGTATCTCTGTGTTGACTGGCCACAATCATTATGTTATGTGTGCTTCTTTCCATCCTAAGGAGGACCTTGTGGTGTCGGCGTCTTTGGATCAGACTGTCCGTGTCTGGGATATTGGTTCGCTTAAGAAGAAGTCGGTGTCTCCTGCTGATGACCTCATGCGGTTTACGCAGATGAACTCTGATCTTTTTGGTGGTGTTGACGCTATAGTTAAGTATGTTCTCGAAGGTCATGATAGAGGAGTAAACTGGGCTTCTTTTCATCCCACCCTTCCTCTCATCGTCTCAGGTGCAGATGACCGCCAAGTAAAGCTCTGGCGTATGAATGGTATTTCCGGAAGtctgtctctctttttttaaGAACTTGATAATAGTGTAGCTGATGTAACTCATCCGTTCTTTTCAATTTTGTTGCAGAAACTAAAGCCTGGGAGGTGGATACACTGCGTGGCCACATGAATAATGTCTCATCTGTTATGTTCCATGCAAAACAGGACATTATTGTATCCAACTCTGAGGATAAAAGCATTCGTGTCTGGGATGCTACCAAGCGAACTGGAATCCAAACTTTTCGCCGTGAGCATGATCGATTCTGGATTCTTGCAGTTCACCCTGAGATTAATTTACTGGCAGCGGGGCATGACAATGGTATGATCGTGTTCAAACTTGAGAGAGAGCGTCCTGCGTTTGCTGTGAGTGGTGATTCTCTGTTCTATGTCAAAGATAGATTTTTGAGGTACTACGAATGTTCAACTCAGAAAGAATCCCAAGTTATCCCCATACGGCGTCCTGGTACACCAAGCTTGAATCAAAGTCCCAGAACTCTGTCATACAGTCCGACGGAAAATGCAGTTTTGATCTGCTCAGATCTGGATGGTGGTTCTTACGAGTTGTACATCATACCCAAAGAAAGTGTTGGTAGGAGCGACGTTGTGCAAGATGCAAAGAGGGGCACAGGTGGTTCTGCGGTGTTCATTGCCCGTAACCGGTTTGCTGTTCTTGAGAAAAGCACCAGCCAGGTGTTAGTCAAGAATCTCAAGAACGAGGTGGTTAAAAAGAGTGCTCTGCCTATTCCCACAGATGCTATCTTTTATGCGGGGACAGGAAATTTGCTTTGTAGATCTGAGGATAAAGTGGTTATATTTGACCTTCAGCAAAGGCTTGTTCTCGGTGAACTTCAGACACCGTTTGTTAGGTATGTTGTTTGGTCTAATGATATGGAGAGTGTTGCTTTGCTCAGCAAACACACTATCATTATTGCGAGCAAAAAACTTGTCCTCCAGTGCACGCTTCATGAGACTATACGTGTTAAAAGTGGAGCTTGGGATGAAAATGGTGTCTTCATTTACACCACTTTGAACCATATCAAGTACTGCCTTCCTAATGGGGATAGTGGAATCATCAGAACCCTGGATGTCCCTATCTACATCACCAAGGTTTCTGGAAATACAATCTTTTGCTTGGACAGGGATGGGAAAAACCGGGCAATCACCATCAATGCAACTGAATACATTTTCAAGCTTGCACTGCTGAGGAAGAAGTACGACCATGTCATGGGCATGATAAGGAACTCTCAGCTATGTGGACAGGCTATGATTGCTTACCTGCAGCAGAAAGGATTCCCTGAAGTCGCCCTCCATTTTGTTGAAGACGAGAGGGTCCGATTCAACCTGGCTCTTGAAAGCGGAAACATCAGCGTCGCTGTTGCATCCGCTACAGAGATTAATGAGAAAGAACAGTGGTACAAACTTGGGGTGGAGGCTCTTCGCCAAGGTAATGCTGGGATTGTTGAATTTGCGTACCAGCAGACGAAGAATTTTGAGAGGTTGTCTTTTCTTTATCTCATTACCGGTAAGTTGGACAAGCTTTCAAAGTTGATGAAGATTGCAGAAGTTAAGAACAACGTAATGGGTCAGTTCCACAATGCGCTCTACCTAGGAGATGTTAAAGAGCGTGTGAAGATACTTGAGAATGCTGGTCATTTGCCCCTCGCTTATATCACTGCTTCGGTTCATGGATTAAACGACATCGCTGAGCGACTGGCGACTGAGCTTGGAGACAACGTGCCCTCATTGCCTGAAGGGAAAACTCCATCGCTTCTAATGCCACCATCCCCCGTCATGTGTGGTGGTGATTGGCCTCTTCTAAGAGTGATGAAGGGAATATTCGAAGGCGGACTAGAGAGTGCAGCCAGAGGAGGAGCtgttgatgaagatgaagaagatgttggtggcGATTGGGGTGAGGGACTTGACATGGTTGATGTTGATGGAATGGAGGACACAGACATCAAAGCCATTTTGGAGGAAGCagaaagaggagaagaagatgaagaaaatgatgaagaaggTGGATGGTTGGGAATTGACGACTTGGAGCTCCCACCAGAGCTTGACACTCCTAAGGCCTCTGCTAACGCACGTTCATCCGTCTTCGTGGCACCGACTCAAGGTATGCCCGTGAGCCATATTTGGAGCCAGAAATCTTCCCTTGCTGCTGAGCAAGCTGCAGCCGGAAGCTTCGACGCTGCAATGCGTCTGCTCCACAGACAGCTTGGCATCAAGAACTTCGCCCCTTTGAAATCGATGTTTATTGATTTGTTCAACGGTAGCCACAGCTATCTGCGTGCTTTCACTTCATCTCCTGTGGTTCCACTTGCCATTGAGCGTGGATGGAACGAGTCTTCAAGTCCCAACGTCCGTGGTCCACCAGCTCTTGTTTATGATTTCTCCCACCAAGAAGAGAAGCTCAAGTCCGGCTACAAAGCCACAACAAGTGGGAAATTGACTGAGGCTCTCCGTCTCTTCCTCTCTATCCTCCACACCATCCCTCTAGTGGTGGTCGAGTCAAGAAGTGAAGTCGATGAGGTAAAGGAGCTCGTCATCATCGTTAAAGAATATGTACTCGGTCTTAAAATGGAGCTTAAGAGAAGAGAGACCAGAGATGACCCAGTGAGGCAGCAGGAGCTCGCTGCTTACTTCACTCACTGCAACCTCCAACTACCTCACTTAAGACTCGCCCTGTTTAGTGCAATGGGTGTCTGCTACAAGGCGAAGAACCTCGCCACTGCCTATAACTTCGCCAAAAGATTGTTGGAGACCAACCCAATGGACACCCAGGCCAAGACGGCTAGACAAATTGTTCAAGCCGCTGAGCGCAACATGACTGATGCAACCGAGCTCAACTACGACTTCAGAAACCCGTTTGTGATATGCGGATCAACCTATGTCCCGATCTACAGAGGTCAGAAAGACGTTTCCTGTCCATACTGCACCGCCAGGTTTGTGCCAAGCCAGGAAGGAAACATATGCGGGGTCTGTGATCTTGCAGTCATTGGCGCAGATGCATCTGGTTTGGTATGCTCTCCGTCTCAGGTCCGCTGATCAATTCATCTTATTCAAACGTGAGGTAACTACTAGCTGCTCTTTTAAAAGGAATAAGTGTCTTGAGCTTTTGGTTTTGTGATtctctttgaaaaaaaaaattggtttgtgGACTTTTCGTTGCAGGTTCTGTTGCTGTTTTGAGTCTTTCAAGTTGTTCTCTTGTCTTAGTGACAAGTTGACAATGCATGAGAGAACTTTAGCGTCTTGCTctatatttggttttatatttttacattctCAGAACATTTCAATTAGTTTTATCGGATTTAAAAAACTCGTTCACTATGATGATATAATATAGACGAATTTTGTTGAGTTATgtaatgttttttgttttgtttctcgTTTTATGTTGTTAATTTTGACATGGTTCGTAATTGTTATtccaattattttaaacatCATGCAAAGATTTAGAAATTCCCACACAATTCACTTTAAAATAAACGTACAGTATTTACTCATCTCataagaaaatcaaagaaaaaacataattgCTCAACCTACTAGTCTACTACGCTAGA from Raphanus sativus cultivar WK10039 chromosome 8, ASM80110v3, whole genome shotgun sequence includes:
- the LOC108822153 gene encoding coatomer subunit alpha-2; amino-acid sequence: MLTKFETKSNRVKGLTFHPKRPWILASLHSGVIQLWDYRMGTLIDRFDEHEGPVRGVHFHNSQPLFVSGGDDYKIKVWNHKTHRCLFTLLGHLDYIRTVQFHHENPWIVSASDDQTIRIWNWQSRTCISVLTGHNHYVMCASFHPKEDLVVSASLDQTVRVWDIGSLKKKSVSPADDLMRFTQMNSDLFGGVDAIVKYVLEGHDRGVNWASFHPTLPLIVSGADDRQVKLWRMNETKAWEVDTLRGHMNNVSSVMFHAKQDIIVSNSEDKSIRVWDATKRTGIQTFRREHDRFWILAVHPEINLLAAGHDNGMIVFKLERERPAFAVSGDSLFYVKDRFLRYYECSTQKESQVIPIRRPGTPSLNQSPRTLSYSPTENAVLICSDLDGGSYELYIIPKESVGRSDVVQDAKRGTGGSAVFIARNRFAVLEKSTSQVLVKNLKNEVVKKSALPIPTDAIFYAGTGNLLCRSEDKVVIFDLQQRLVLGELQTPFVRYVVWSNDMESVALLSKHTIIIASKKLVLQCTLHETIRVKSGAWDENGVFIYTTLNHIKYCLPNGDSGIIRTLDVPIYITKVSGNTIFCLDRDGKNRAITINATEYIFKLALLRKKYDHVMGMIRNSQLCGQAMIAYLQQKGFPEVALHFVEDERVRFNLALESGNISVAVASATEINEKEQWYKLGVEALRQGNAGIVEFAYQQTKNFERLSFLYLITGKLDKLSKLMKIAEVKNNVMGQFHNALYLGDVKERVKILENAGHLPLAYITASVHGLNDIAERLATELGDNVPSLPEGKTPSLLMPPSPVMCGGDWPLLRVMKGIFEGGLESAARGGAVDEDEEDVGGDWGEGLDMVDVDGMEDTDIKAILEEAERGEEDEENDEEGGWLGIDDLELPPELDTPKASANARSSVFVAPTQGMPVSHIWSQKSSLAAEQAAAGSFDAAMRLLHRQLGIKNFAPLKSMFIDLFNGSHSYLRAFTSSPVVPLAIERGWNESSSPNVRGPPALVYDFSHQEEKLKSGYKATTSGKLTEALRLFLSILHTIPLVVVESRSEVDEVKELVIIVKEYVLGLKMELKRRETRDDPVRQQELAAYFTHCNLQLPHLRLALFSAMGVCYKAKNLATAYNFAKRLLETNPMDTQAKTARQIVQAAERNMTDATELNYDFRNPFVICGSTYVPIYRGQKDVSCPYCTARFVPSQEGNICGVCDLAVIGADASGLVCSPSQVR